The following are encoded together in the Strongyloides ratti genome assembly S_ratti_ED321, chromosome : 2 genome:
- a CDS encoding Sphingomyelin phosphodiesterase: MIFYITFLFFLTSTIISSSIYKHEQLLDSLKEYIKNEEKSKVPCDICMETMANVIEMSHNETNVNDIEKYILDRCVKENTQIASICKGMVENFTNEGVFVLKQTKYTANQICGAFVKDCGATDDPLNDMWKFDIPNGKPPIKKWPKINNPQHTLRVLHLTDIHIDREYKTGSEANCHTKNDNDRMLCCREYPSTNKNNIKVPAGYWGTPYDCDIPYRTFVNAIEYISKNDKFDYIIVTGDMESHDMWAYTKAKTMTNILNITSILQEYFPNTPIYQTTGNHEGVPMDAMGPHSMAEYAERGPTWLYNTFAQAWKRDLPKDTESGIKYRGSYVIKPYTGLKIISINTIYCSKNNLYNYINQKDPDNTIAWLVSELLESEKIEEKVHIISHIPPGSTYCLKGWSFNFYDIVYRFENTIAALIYGHTHKDSFEVYYENSDINKRPYHVNFIAPSLTTYPYNNPAFRVYTIDGNYEGSSFTIIESETYYANITEANENNPPKWKLEYKLKEEFKMKDLSPESFHNLTKILENDINVFEKFYLYYNRNHKSCKSTCHQNIVCGLRSARSYDKTTFCHYRDKKLLIK, from the exons atgatattttatataacatttcttttttttttaacttctaCTATTATTAGTAGTAGTATTTACAAACATGAACAG TTACTTGAttcattaaaagaatatataaaaaatgaagaaaaaagtaAAGTTCCTTGTGACATTTGTATGGAAACAATGGCAAATGTAATTGAAATGTCACACAATGAAACAAATGTTAATGACATagaaaagtatattttagaTAGATGTGTAAAAGAAAATACACAAATTGCAAGTATATGTAAGGGAATGgttgaaaattttacaaatgagggtgtttttgttttaaaacaaaCAAAATATACAGCTAACCAGATATGTGGAGCATTTGTTAAAGATTGTGGTGCTACTGATGATCCATTAAATGATATGTGGAAATTTGATATTCCTAATGGAAAACCaccaattaaaaaatggccaaaaataaataatccaCAACATACTTTAAGAGTTTTACATTTAACTGATATTCATATTGATCGTGAATATAAAACAGGATCAGAAGCCAATTGTCAtacaaaaaatgataatgataGAATGCTTTGTTGTAGAGAATATCCAtctacaaataaaaataatattaaagttcCAGCTGGGTATTGGGGAACACCATATGATTGTGACATACCATATCGTACTTTTGTCAATGCAATAgaatatatatcaaaaaatgataaatttgattatattattgttacaGGAGATATGGAATCTCATGATATGTGGGCTTATACCAAAGCAAAAACAATGacgaatattttaaatataacatcTATACTTCAAGAATATTTTCCTAATACTCCTATTTATCAAACAACAGGAAATCATGAAGGTGTCCCAATGGATGCTATGGGTCCACATTCTATGGCTGAGTATGCAGAAAGAGGACCAACATGGCTTTATAATACATTTGCTCAAGCATGGAAAAGAGATTTACCAAAAGATACTGAAAGTGGAATAAAATATAGAGGAAGTTATGTAATTAAACCATATACaggattaaaaattatttcaattaataCCATATATTgttcaaaaaataatctttataattatattaatcaaAAAGATCCAGATAATACAATAGCATGGTTAGTTTCAGAATTATTAGAATCagaaaaaattgaagaaaaagTACATATAATTTCACATATTCCACCTGGTAGTACATATTGTTTAAAAGGATggtcttttaatttttatgatattgtATATCGTTTTGAAAATACAATTGCTGCATTAATTTATGGCCATACACATAAAGATTCTTTTGAAGTATATTATGAAAATAgtgatattaataaaagacCATATcatgtaaattttattgcaCCAAGTTTAACAACATATCCCTACAATAATCCAGCATTCAGAGTTTATACAATTGATGGTAATTATGAAGGAAGCTCTTTTACAATTATTGAATCAGAAACATATTATGCAAATATAACAGAAGCTAATGAAAATAATCCTCCTAAATGGAAATTAGAATATAAGCTGAAAGaagaatttaaaatgaaagaTCTGTCACCAGAATCATTTCataatttaactaaaatccttgaaaatgatattaatgtttttgaaaaattttatctttattataacaGAAATCATAAGTCATGCAAAAGCACATGCCATCAAAACATTGTTTGTGGTTTACGTTCTGCCAGAAGTTATGACAAAACAACATTTTGTCATTATCgggataaaaaattattaattaagtaa
- a CDS encoding Guanylate cyclase produces MIDNKIFSFFIFIFYFKLLYSSSTTEIPIVLSTIINDNKTTNVTNNDLNKSENMSNVLSGSTIRKGKGKIVRIGHIGALNAMPNAELVLDMARKELWRDGILDDEFDVELINTRACGESFEGVAVAADMFHLQDVKAFIGPYCNAEMDAVSKMAAYWNVPIIGYMAASNTFSDKTIYKTLARVSIRTTNSLAYAVATTLKHYNWKNVAIVTNTGVVALERTVSFEENFHKLGINILRKITFDENADTKLILESGLMQDIKNTARIIICIFTKTRDMTIEFMKAVVQAKMNTNDYVYIFPWLQAEAKEPPPWIDKEGHINTNIKKIFSNSIIVDDINGFDNTLTTPFVEKMEKNNLDINELDLSNVYGYIHLYDSLKLYSLIVRSIMNKTGGDFDPLTNGKKIWNEMRRFSFPGLVSIEGTSAGNVIMDDLAERAASYGAFYINPDRDDVIKMVEMEPVFVNNCDGLKTKSGCYELKVSDIVTGFWPSPDGKLPFDIPNCGLSISRILENRALANTPWRIWRDDTRTITEDEMKSMLSIGSSKTKISNMSKFVKHHAVIGTNTHASYHIYPQKRLITFAREDIKLLNQMKLLVHDNLNPFLGMSFNEKDEMLLYWKFCSRGTVQDIIYNDDINIDSNFHAAFIRDITAGLEYIHLSPVIFHGSLTPWACLIDRNWTVKLTDYTIASLVEKWTKLSMIDPEAIKDGENKAAATQKSYVLYCSPETLKTSETNKRKNNESDWVKQSGSRKQASDIYSFGIVMYEILYRSLPFSDTLNVDELIDGNKLGNANIKPSIQDRSKIHPDLCALLLDCWNINPEVRPSIKRVRLNTEHYLKVKGSLVDQMMRVMEQYANNLEKLVQERTGMLEEANIRADKLLSQLLPSYIANELKMGKSVPPKLFEQASVMFSDIVGFTKICSSSSPLEVVNFLNSVYTGFDDIINKHDAYKVETIGDAYMVVSGIPQENGVNHLANLADVTLCMMEFLQTYIIPHKKNEKLRIRLGIHCGPVAAGVVGLTAPRYCLFGDTVNTASRMESTGLPEQIQISTFFNDRLNKHFPEFDTSLRGPVLVKGKGEINTYWLEGKNGRSITAPIPVELQNQFGKI; encoded by the exons atgattgacaacaaaattttttcattttttatttttattttttactttaaacttttatattcatCATCTACCACTGAGATTCCTATAGTATTAAgtacaataataaatgacaataaaacaacaaatgttacaaataatgatttaaataaatctgAAAATATGTCTAATGTTTTAAGTGGTTCTACCATTAGAAAAGGTAAAGGTAAAATTGTAAGAATTGGACATATTGGGGCATTAAATGCAATGCCAAATGCAGAATTAGTATTAGATATGGCAAGAAAAGAATTATGGAGAGATGGTATTTTAGATGATGAGTTTGATGTTGAGTTAATTAATACACGTGCATGTGGAGAGTCATTTGAAGGTGTTGCAGTTGCTGCTGATATGTTTCATCTTCAAGATGTTAAAGCTTTTATTGGACCATATTGTAATGCAGAAATGGATGCTGTTTCTAAGATGGCTGCATATTGGAATGTCCCTATTATTGGGTATATGGCTGCTTCAAATACATTTTCGGACAAAACAATATACAAAACATTAGCTAGAGTTTCTATTAGAACAACAAATTCTTTAGCATATGCTGTTGCTACAactttaaaacattataacTGGAAAAATGTTGCTATTGTTACAAATACAGGAGTTGTTGCTCTTGAGAGAact gtatcatttgaagaaaattttcataaacttggaataaatattttaagaaaaataaccTTTGATGAGAATGCAGATACAAAATTAATCTTAGAATCTGGATTAATgcaagatattaaaaatacagctcgtattattatatgtatttttacaaaaacaaGAGATATGACAATAGAATTTATGAAAGCTGTTGTTCAAGCAAAGATGAATACAAATgattatgtatatatttttccatGGCTTCAGGCAGAAGCTAAAGAACCTCCACCATGGATAGATAAGGAGGGACatataaatacaaatattaaaaaaattttttcaaatagtATTATTGTTGATGATATTAATGGTTTTGATAATACATTAACTACACCTTTTGTTgaaaaaatggaaaaaaataatcttgaTATTAATGAACTTGATTTG TCAAATGTTTATGGTTACATTCATTTGTATGATAGTcttaaattatattcattaattGTTCGTTCAATTATGAATAAGACAGGTGGAGATTTCGATCCATTAacaaatggaaaaaaaatttggaaTGAAATGAGAAGATTTAGTTTTCCTGGTTTGGTTTCTATTGAAGGAACCTCAGCAGGAAATGTTATCATGGATGATTTAGCAGAACGTGCTGCAAGTTATGGagcattttatattaatccTGATAGAGATGATGTTATTAAGATGGTAGAAATGGAACCtgtttttgttaataattgtGATGGATTGAAAACAAAATCAGGATGTTATGAGTTAAAAGTTTCTGATATTGTAACAGGATTTTGGCCTAGTCCTGATGGTAAACTTCCTTTTGACATTCCTAATTGTG gATTATCAATTAGTAGAATACT tgaAAATCGTGCATTAGCTAATACACCTTGGAGAATATGGAGAGATGACACAAGAACAATAACAGAAGATGAAATGAAGTCCATGTTATCTATTGGATCAtctaaaacaaaaatatctAATATGAGTAAATTTGTTAAACACCATGCAGTCATTGGTACAAATACCCATGCATCTTATCATATTTATCCACAGAAGCGTCTTATCACTTTCGCAAGagaagatataaaattattaaaccaAATGAAGCTTCTTGTTCATGATAATCTTAATCCATTCTTAGGAATGAGctttaatgaaaaagatgAAATGCTATTATATTGGAAATTTTGTTCAAGAGGTACTGTAcaagatattatttataatgatgatataaatattgataGTAATTTTCATGCAGCTTTTATTCGTGATATAACAGCTGGATTAgaatatattcatttatcaCCTGTTATATTTCATGGTAGTTTAACACCATGGGCATGTTTAATTGATAGAAATTGGACAGTAAAATTGACAGATTATACTATAGCAAGCCTTGTTGAAAAATGGACTAAACTTTCTATGATTGATCCTGAAGCAATAAAAGATGGTGAAAATAAAGCTGCAGCAACTCAAAAAAGTTATGTATTATATTGTTCTCCAGAAACATTAAAAACATCAGAAactaataaaagaaaaaataatgaaagtGATTGGGTAAAACAAAGTGGAAGTAGAAAACAAGCATCAgatatttattcatttggTATTGTAATgtatgaaattttatatagatCATTACCATTTTCTGATACATTAAATGTAGATGAATTAATTGATGGAAATAAATTAGGAAATGCTAATATTAAACCATCAATTCAAGATAGAAGTAAAATTCATCCTGATCTTTGTGCATTACTTCTTGATTGTTGGAATATTAATCCAGAAGTACGACCAAGTATTAAACGTGTCCGTCTTAATACagaacattatttaaaagtaaaaggTTCACTTGTTGATCAGATGATGAGAGTTATGGAACAATATGCTAACAATCTTGAAAAATTAGTTCAAGAAAGAACTGGTATGTTAGAGGAAGCAAATATTAGAgctgataaattattatcacaATTACTTCCATCATATATAgctaatgaattaaaaatggGAAAAAGTGTTCCtccaaaattatttgaaCAGGCATCTGTTATGTTTAGTGATATTGTTGGTTTCACTAAAATTTGTAGTTCCTCATCACCATTAGAAgtggtaaattttttaaatagtgtTTATACTGGTTTTGAtgatattatcaataaacaTGATGCTTATAAAGTAGAAACAATTGGTGATGCATATATGGTTGTATCTGGTATACCTCAAGAAAATGGTGTTAATCATTTAGCTAATTTAGCTGATGTAACATTATGTATGATGGAATTTTTACAAACATATATTATAccacataaaaaaaatgaaaaattaaggATAAGACTTGGTATTCATTGTGGACCAGTAGCAGCTGGTGTTGTTGGTTTAACAGCTCCAAGATATTGTTTATTTGGTGATACTGTTAATACAGCAAGTCGTATGGAAAGTACAGGTTTACCAGAACAAATACAAATaagtacattttttaatgatagacttaataaacattttccTGAATTTGATACATCATTAAGAGGACCAGTATTAGTTAAAGGTAAAGGTGAAATTAATACATATTGGTTAGAAGGTAAAAATGGTAGAAGTATAACAGCACCAATACCAGTAGAACTTCAAAATCAATTTGGTAAGATATGA